One window from the genome of Cryobacterium sp. GrIS_2_6 encodes:
- the cydB gene encoding cytochrome d ubiquinol oxidase subunit II — protein sequence MELNILWFWIIAVMFIGYFVLDGFDFGVGMSLPFLGKDDTDRRVLINSIGPVWDLNETWVIVAGASLFAAFPEWYATMFSGFYLALLVILLALIARGVSFEYRHQRPESEWKKWFDGMIVVGSALPALLWGVAFANVVQGVQLDAGHNYTGTFFDLLNPYALLGGVTTLLLFFTHGVVFVSLKTEGDIRVRARTLATKAGLVTIVVAASFLLWTVLAFGSLFSALFAAAAAVSLIGSFLLNLRGKEGWAFTLMAATIGLAVLTLFASLFPDVMPASNDAANSLTIDNASSTPYTLQVMTWTAVIAAPVIFLYQGWTYWVLRKRVSRSSIEFAAL from the coding sequence ATGGAACTCAATATTCTCTGGTTCTGGATCATTGCCGTGATGTTCATCGGCTACTTCGTCCTCGACGGCTTCGACTTCGGCGTCGGGATGTCCCTGCCCTTCCTCGGCAAGGACGACACCGACCGCCGGGTGCTGATCAACTCGATCGGACCGGTCTGGGATCTCAACGAGACCTGGGTCATCGTCGCGGGCGCCTCGTTGTTCGCCGCCTTCCCCGAGTGGTACGCGACGATGTTCAGCGGCTTCTACCTCGCCTTGCTCGTGATCCTGCTTGCGCTGATCGCGCGCGGGGTCTCTTTCGAATACCGGCACCAGCGGCCGGAATCCGAGTGGAAGAAGTGGTTCGACGGCATGATCGTCGTCGGCAGCGCCCTGCCGGCCCTGCTCTGGGGCGTCGCATTCGCCAACGTCGTCCAGGGCGTCCAGCTCGATGCCGGGCATAACTACACCGGCACATTCTTCGACCTGCTCAACCCGTACGCCCTCCTCGGCGGGGTGACGACGCTGCTCCTCTTCTTCACCCACGGCGTCGTCTTCGTCTCCCTCAAGACGGAAGGGGACATCCGTGTCCGTGCCCGCACGCTCGCCACCAAGGCGGGGCTCGTGACGATCGTCGTCGCAGCGTCGTTCCTGCTCTGGACCGTGCTCGCGTTCGGCAGCCTTTTCAGCGCCCTGTTCGCCGCCGCCGCGGCCGTCTCGCTGATCGGGTCGTTCCTGCTCAATCTGCGCGGCAAAGAGGGCTGGGCATTCACGCTGATGGCTGCGACGATCGGCCTGGCCGTTCTCACCCTGTTCGCCTCGCTGTTCCCGGACGTGATGCCGGCGAGCAACGATGCCGCGAACAGCCTGACCATCGACAACGCGTCGTCGACGCCGTATACCCTGCAGGTGATGACGTGGACCGCGGTGATCGCCGCCCCGGTGATCTTCCTGTACCAGGGCTGGACCTACTGGGTTCTGCGCAAGCGCGTCAGCCGCAGTAGCATCGAGTTCGCCGCGCTCTGA
- a CDS encoding phosphatase domain-containing protein, with amino-acid sequence MMHRAARIEDWMHERRERSARKRGYLPTVIPYAGYGSTEWARILCRVLLAKPTRAKKAVARRRWRAERREAGIRGWRSFTAVPVHDVTVTIEINGFTHRVSADRGGVVDTVIRLPLTPGWQVARLSTDASAPVDAPLFVVAPLVDRGIISDVDDTVMVTTLPRPLLAAWNTFVLDEHARVPTPGMAVLLDRLTATAPGSPVIYLSTGAWNVAPTLTRFLSRNLYPAGALLLTDWGPTHDRWFRSGTDHKRANLRRLALEFPGIRWILVGDDGQHDEDIYSEFQREFPGSVEAVAVRELSPSEAVLAGRRAKDAALESTDPRWVYGPDGASLARQLVALGVLAPGTPII; translated from the coding sequence ATGATGCATCGCGCAGCCCGGATCGAAGACTGGATGCACGAACGTCGCGAGCGTAGCGCCCGCAAACGCGGTTATCTGCCCACGGTCATCCCCTACGCGGGATACGGCAGCACCGAATGGGCGCGTATTCTCTGCCGGGTTCTGCTCGCGAAGCCGACCCGGGCCAAGAAGGCCGTCGCGCGGAGACGCTGGCGGGCCGAACGGCGTGAGGCCGGCATCCGCGGTTGGCGCAGTTTCACCGCGGTTCCCGTGCACGACGTCACTGTCACGATCGAGATCAACGGCTTCACCCACCGCGTGAGCGCCGACCGCGGCGGCGTCGTCGACACGGTCATCCGGCTGCCGCTCACACCGGGCTGGCAGGTCGCCCGACTCAGCACGGATGCCTCGGCACCCGTCGATGCGCCGCTCTTCGTCGTCGCCCCGCTCGTCGATCGCGGCATCATCTCCGACGTCGACGACACCGTGATGGTCACGACCCTCCCCCGGCCGTTGCTCGCCGCCTGGAACACGTTTGTGCTCGACGAACACGCGAGGGTGCCCACCCCCGGCATGGCCGTGCTCCTCGACCGTCTCACCGCGACCGCGCCGGGGTCCCCCGTGATCTACCTGTCGACGGGCGCCTGGAACGTCGCGCCGACCCTGACCCGGTTCCTCTCCCGTAACCTCTACCCAGCCGGCGCGTTGCTGCTCACCGACTGGGGGCCCACCCACGACCGTTGGTTCCGCAGCGGCACCGACCACAAGCGCGCCAACCTGCGTCGCCTGGCCCTGGAGTTTCCCGGGATCCGCTGGATCCTGGTCGGGGACGATGGCCAGCACGACGAGGACATCTACAGCGAGTTCCAGCGCGAGTTCCCCGGCAGCGTCGAGGCCGTCGCCGTTCGCGAGCTCTCACCGAGCGAGGCCGTTCTCGCCGGACGACGGGCAAAGGATGCCGCCCTCGAGTCCACGGACCCCCGTTGGGTCTACGGACCGGACGGTGCGAGCCTCGCCAGGCAACTCGTGGCGCTCGGAGTCCTCGCGCCGGGCACACCGATCATCTAA
- a CDS encoding M56 family metallopeptidase — MLTTALALGVLAVLLAWPVPVLLARSAWPAGSPGVALVLWQSIALAGGLAMIGALLVYGLIPFGANPVAGIRSLAEHLATGSVPAGTSLDHVLALCGALLLGGHLVLNLAVTFVHAERQQRRHLNLVRLLSEPLEGRPGTRVIDHASPVAYCLPSVTHSATVLSRGLLSLLDPPQVRAVVAHEEAHLAQRHHLVLVAFKSWHSALPWFPIANRAENAVALLVEMLADDQARLAVDDHTLATAIALVGSAGLGRVPEPQFSTEAEDAAAFVSRDRPVDLVTPRVRRLLTPPPRLTAAASVAVLGSSAALLVLPAVLLAQA, encoded by the coding sequence GTGCTGACGACGGCGCTCGCCCTCGGCGTGCTCGCGGTCCTGCTGGCCTGGCCGGTTCCGGTGCTGCTCGCGCGGTCGGCCTGGCCGGCAGGCTCCCCCGGCGTCGCCCTCGTGCTCTGGCAGTCGATCGCCCTCGCGGGCGGGCTCGCGATGATCGGGGCGCTCCTCGTCTACGGGCTGATCCCGTTCGGCGCGAACCCGGTCGCCGGCATCCGCTCGCTCGCGGAGCACCTCGCGACCGGCTCGGTCCCGGCAGGCACCTCCCTCGACCACGTGCTCGCCCTCTGCGGGGCGCTCCTGCTCGGCGGTCACCTCGTGCTCAACCTCGCCGTGACCTTCGTGCACGCGGAGCGCCAGCAGCGCAGGCACCTCAACCTGGTCCGGCTGCTCAGCGAGCCCCTCGAGGGACGACCGGGCACCCGCGTCATCGACCACGCCTCCCCGGTCGCATACTGCCTGCCGAGCGTGACGCACTCGGCGACGGTGCTCTCGCGCGGGTTGCTCAGCCTGCTCGACCCGCCGCAGGTACGCGCCGTCGTCGCCCACGAGGAGGCCCACCTCGCCCAGCGGCACCACCTCGTGCTCGTCGCGTTCAAGTCCTGGCACAGTGCCCTGCCCTGGTTCCCGATCGCGAACCGGGCCGAGAACGCCGTCGCCCTTCTCGTCGAGATGCTCGCGGACGACCAGGCCAGGCTCGCCGTCGACGACCACACCCTCGCGACGGCGATCGCACTCGTCGGCTCGGCGGGGCTCGGCCGGGTGCCTGAACCCCAGTTCTCCACCGAGGCAGAGGATGCCGCGGCGTTCGTTTCCCGCGACCGTCCCGTCGATCTCGTCACGCCCCGGGTCCGCCGGCTGCTGACCCCACCGCCCCGCCTCACCGCGGCGGCCTCCGTCGCCGTTCTCGGCTCTTCCGCTGCCCTCCTCGTCCTGCCCGCCGTGCTCCTCGCCCAGGCCTGA
- a CDS encoding ABC transporter permease subunit has protein sequence MNYFTDAVAWLLDPAHYPGPTGIPARLGEQLLFTVVTLVLASVIAIPVGFRIGHTGRGRGIAVATSGGLRAIPTLGLLTLVALWIGIGLGAPYVALTVLAIPPILAGAYTGFEAVNRATIDAARAVGMTELQIVRHVEIPLGLPLLIGGLRSATLQVVATATLAAYVADFGLGRFLFAGLKTNDYAQMLGGSILVILLALVLEGLFAGLQKLVVPRGVAVGRPPVDRKASTRRRPGMEPAITKGI, from the coding sequence ATGAATTACTTCACGGATGCCGTCGCCTGGCTCCTCGACCCGGCGCACTATCCCGGGCCGACCGGGATCCCGGCCCGGCTCGGCGAGCAGCTCCTCTTCACGGTGGTGACCCTCGTGCTCGCCTCTGTCATCGCCATCCCGGTCGGATTCCGGATCGGGCACACCGGGCGCGGACGGGGGATTGCCGTCGCGACCTCCGGCGGGCTGCGCGCCATCCCCACCCTCGGCCTGCTCACCCTCGTCGCCCTCTGGATCGGCATCGGGCTCGGCGCCCCATACGTTGCCCTGACCGTGCTCGCGATTCCGCCCATCCTCGCCGGCGCTTACACCGGGTTCGAGGCGGTCAACCGCGCGACGATCGACGCGGCGAGGGCCGTCGGCATGACGGAGCTTCAGATCGTGCGCCACGTTGAGATACCCCTCGGACTGCCCTTGCTCATCGGCGGGCTGCGGTCGGCGACCCTGCAGGTCGTCGCAACGGCCACACTTGCCGCATACGTCGCCGACTTCGGGCTCGGCCGGTTCCTCTTCGCGGGGCTCAAAACCAACGATTACGCCCAGATGCTCGGCGGGTCGATCCTGGTGATCCTGCTCGCCCTCGTTCTCGAGGGCCTTTTCGCCGGTCTCCAGAAACTCGTCGTACCCCGCGGCGTCGCAGTCGGACGCCCCCCAGTCGACCGGAAGGCGTCGACCCGACGTCGCCCGGGGATGGAACCCGCCATCACGAAAGGAATCTGA
- the cydD gene encoding thiol reductant ABC exporter subunit CydD, which translates to MRPLDPRLLRYASAARWFLVIGAVLGLAQTFVVVVFSWLLSQVITLAVGGHDVTELGPYVGGIAAVVVLRAAFVWLLEVAASRGAASVKSQLRTRVLRGVAERGPDWLAGQQGARVSTLATQGLDALDNYFARYLPQLLLAGIATPILVLVMLWQDLPSGITVIIVLPLIPLFMVLIGQATQAVQKQQWESLQRLGTGFLDLVGGLGTLKIFGRERRQTERVRTITEDYRARTMKVLRVSFLSGFVLELGASLSVALVAVSIGLRLVDGSLGLGVGLFVLLLAPEAFLPVRQIGVQFHAAADGLAAAEEVFRIIEGGPAAETATETAETTETAETADAAAPAVPAPVATPPGSLRFDAVTVRRGTTVTLAAFSATVAPGRFAVIAGPSGAGKSTLVATLQGFVPYSGSITLGETAVVPGGPRPWLAWAGQRPGLLSGTIADNVALGAPGVDRALVARALDLAGGGDLDPWTALGVNGDGLSGGQAQRVAAARAIYRTLSDRCPVLVLDEPSSALDEAAEGRLIAGLRELAAAGTIVIVVSHRPAVVAAADLVLPVVPVSAAPASVVSLGEDAHV; encoded by the coding sequence ATGCGACCCCTCGACCCCCGGCTGCTCCGCTACGCCTCTGCCGCGCGGTGGTTCCTGGTCATCGGTGCCGTGCTCGGTCTGGCGCAGACGTTCGTCGTCGTCGTCTTCTCCTGGTTGCTCAGCCAGGTGATCACGCTCGCGGTGGGAGGCCACGACGTGACCGAACTCGGTCCGTACGTCGGGGGGATCGCCGCGGTCGTGGTCCTGCGGGCCGCGTTCGTCTGGCTGCTCGAGGTCGCGGCGAGCCGCGGCGCGGCATCCGTCAAGAGCCAGCTGCGCACCCGGGTGCTGCGCGGGGTCGCCGAGCGTGGCCCGGACTGGCTTGCCGGCCAGCAGGGCGCACGCGTCTCCACCCTCGCGACCCAGGGCCTCGACGCCCTCGACAACTACTTCGCCAGGTACCTGCCGCAGCTGCTCCTCGCCGGGATCGCGACGCCGATCCTCGTACTCGTGATGCTGTGGCAGGACCTCCCGAGCGGCATCACGGTGATCATCGTGCTCCCGCTCATTCCGCTGTTCATGGTCCTGATCGGCCAGGCCACCCAGGCCGTGCAGAAGCAGCAGTGGGAGTCGCTGCAACGGCTCGGCACCGGCTTCCTCGACCTCGTCGGCGGCCTCGGCACCCTCAAGATCTTCGGCAGGGAACGCCGGCAGACCGAACGGGTGCGCACGATCACCGAGGACTACCGCGCTCGCACCATGAAGGTTCTCCGGGTGTCATTCCTGAGCGGCTTTGTGCTCGAGCTTGGGGCGAGCCTTTCGGTCGCGCTCGTTGCGGTGTCGATCGGCCTGCGGCTCGTCGACGGGTCGCTCGGACTCGGCGTCGGACTGTTCGTGCTGCTGCTCGCGCCGGAGGCGTTCCTCCCGGTGCGCCAGATCGGGGTTCAGTTCCACGCCGCCGCTGACGGGCTCGCCGCGGCCGAAGAAGTCTTCCGGATCATCGAGGGCGGTCCGGCAGCCGAGACGGCGACGGAGACAGCGGAGACAACGGAAACAGCGGAGACGGCGGATGCCGCGGCGCCTGCGGTGCCGGCTCCGGTCGCGACGCCGCCGGGCTCCCTTCGCTTCGACGCGGTCACCGTGCGGCGCGGCACGACCGTGACGCTCGCCGCGTTCAGTGCGACGGTCGCGCCCGGCCGGTTCGCGGTCATCGCCGGGCCGAGCGGCGCGGGCAAGTCGACGCTCGTCGCGACCCTCCAGGGCTTCGTGCCGTATTCCGGCTCCATCACCCTCGGCGAAACGGCCGTTGTGCCCGGGGGTCCTCGACCCTGGCTCGCCTGGGCCGGCCAACGGCCGGGACTGCTCTCCGGGACGATCGCAGACAACGTCGCGCTCGGCGCCCCCGGCGTGGACCGGGCCCTCGTGGCGCGCGCACTCGACCTCGCCGGTGGCGGCGACCTGGATCCATGGACCGCCCTCGGCGTGAACGGCGACGGGCTCTCGGGCGGCCAGGCGCAGCGCGTCGCCGCGGCGAGGGCCATCTATCGCACCCTGTCGGACCGATGCCCGGTGCTCGTCCTCGACGAACCGAGCTCCGCCCTCGACGAGGCCGCAGAAGGCCGGTTGATCGCGGGCCTCCGCGAGCTCGCGGCCGCCGGCACGATCGTGATCGTGGTGAGCCACCGCCCGGCCGTCGTGGCCGCGGCCGACCTCGTGCTGCCGGTCGTCCCGGTATCCGCTGCGCCGGCATCCGTCGTTTCGCTCGGGGAGGACGCCCATGTCTGA
- a CDS encoding cytochrome ubiquinol oxidase subunit I, with translation MNEWLDPLLLSRWQFGLTTVYHFLFVPLTIGLALTVAIFQTAWVRTDKTKWLQLTHFFGKLFLINFAMGVVTGIVQEFQFGMNWSTYSRFVGDVFGAPLAFEGITAFFLEATFIGLWIFGWDKLPKGLHLATIWLTVVGSIASAYFILAANAFMQNPIAFRINEERGRAELTDIGTLLTNPISLASFPHTIFACFMVSAGLIISVAAFHLYRKQHVDTMRPALKFGLWMMVISGALTTFFGDSLSLAMVKAQPMKMAAAEAMYHTATGANASFSLFTLGTPDGVSELFSVRIPYLLSFLSTHTLDGTVEGINNLQDQYTTLYGPGDYTPMIWVTYWAFRWMIGLGIAHILVAVVGLWLTRKGRSPRATWVWKIAIWSFPFSLAAMSVGWVFTEMGRQPWLVFGLLKTQDGVSPNVTGLTILISLIAFTLIYGALAVVEFRLILRAVRKGPEDAPVPDAETGITSQRVTVY, from the coding sequence ATGAACGAGTGGCTTGACCCGCTGCTGCTGTCGAGATGGCAGTTCGGACTGACAACCGTGTACCACTTCCTGTTCGTCCCGCTCACGATAGGCCTCGCGCTCACCGTCGCGATCTTCCAGACCGCGTGGGTGCGCACCGACAAGACCAAGTGGCTCCAGCTCACGCACTTCTTCGGCAAGCTGTTCCTGATCAACTTCGCCATGGGCGTTGTCACGGGCATCGTGCAGGAGTTCCAGTTCGGCATGAACTGGTCGACATACTCCCGCTTCGTCGGCGACGTCTTCGGCGCACCGCTCGCCTTCGAGGGCATCACAGCGTTCTTCCTCGAGGCCACCTTCATCGGCCTCTGGATCTTCGGCTGGGACAAGCTGCCCAAGGGACTGCACCTCGCGACGATCTGGCTGACCGTGGTCGGATCGATCGCTTCCGCGTACTTCATCCTCGCCGCGAATGCCTTCATGCAGAACCCGATCGCCTTCCGGATCAATGAGGAACGTGGCAGGGCCGAGCTGACCGACATCGGCACACTGTTGACGAACCCGATCTCGCTCGCCTCGTTCCCGCACACGATCTTCGCGTGCTTCATGGTGTCCGCCGGCCTGATCATCTCGGTGGCTGCCTTCCACCTCTACCGCAAGCAGCACGTCGACACGATGCGTCCGGCGCTCAAGTTCGGCCTGTGGATGATGGTCATCTCCGGCGCCCTGACGACCTTCTTCGGCGACTCCCTGAGCCTCGCGATGGTCAAGGCCCAGCCGATGAAGATGGCCGCGGCCGAGGCGATGTACCACACGGCGACGGGCGCCAACGCGTCCTTTTCGCTCTTCACCCTCGGCACTCCCGACGGCGTGAGCGAACTGTTCTCCGTCCGCATCCCGTACCTGCTCTCGTTCCTCTCGACGCACACCCTCGACGGCACCGTCGAAGGCATCAATAACCTGCAGGACCAGTACACGACGCTGTACGGGCCCGGCGACTACACACCGATGATCTGGGTCACCTATTGGGCCTTCCGCTGGATGATCGGACTCGGCATCGCGCACATCCTGGTAGCCGTCGTCGGCCTCTGGCTCACCCGCAAGGGCCGCAGCCCCCGGGCCACCTGGGTCTGGAAGATCGCCATCTGGTCCTTCCCGTTCTCCCTCGCCGCCATGAGCGTCGGCTGGGTCTTCACCGAGATGGGACGTCAGCCCTGGCTCGTGTTCGGGCTCCTGAAAACCCAGGACGGCGTCTCGCCCAACGTGACCGGCCTGACCATCCTGATCTCCCTCATCGCCTTCACGCTGATCTACGGCGCCCTCGCGGTCGTCGAGTTCCGGCTCATCCTCCGTGCCGTACGGAAGGGCCCAGAGGATGCCCCGGTGCCGGACGCTGAGACCGGCATCACCTCCCAGCGCGTCACCGTCTACTAG
- a CDS encoding BlaI/MecI/CopY family transcriptional regulator has protein sequence MGSLGVLERLLMDVLWDSGESLPANELRDRLLTPAASAANRKPLATTTVLTVLSRLETKGFVVRNRGIRPHRYRAMTTRAEHTAGLMHEVLGSAPDRQDALARFIGNVSPQEAETLRRLLDTIPLHRE, from the coding sequence ATGGGAAGTCTCGGTGTGCTGGAGAGATTGCTGATGGATGTCCTCTGGGATTCCGGGGAATCGCTGCCGGCGAATGAATTGCGTGACCGCCTGCTCACGCCGGCCGCGAGTGCGGCGAACCGCAAGCCCCTCGCGACCACGACCGTGCTCACCGTGCTGTCGCGTCTCGAAACCAAGGGTTTCGTCGTTCGAAACCGGGGCATCCGCCCGCATCGCTACCGTGCCATGACAACCCGCGCCGAACACACCGCAGGGCTGATGCACGAGGTGCTGGGCTCCGCCCCCGACCGGCAGGATGCGCTCGCCCGGTTCATCGGCAATGTCAGCCCCCAGGAGGCGGAGACTCTCCGCAGGCTCCTCGACACGATCCCGTTGCACCGCGAGTGA
- a CDS encoding ABC transporter permease has product MTWLWSNLDLVWLRTLDHIVLSLPPILLSFVFALPLGWLANRYRPTRGAILSVAGLFYAIPSLPLLFILPVIIGTSLRSPANLIAALTLYGLALMVRVVADGLASVDPDVRQSATAVGFSAWSRFWLVELPLAGPVLLAGVRVVAVSTVSLATVGAVIGAKSLGSLFTDGFQRGIQVEIITGIVATVLLALVLDGAVVLLGRVLMPWTRRTRRIRPAPAAVLGPMPVVRGVA; this is encoded by the coding sequence GTGACGTGGCTCTGGTCGAACCTCGACCTGGTCTGGCTCCGTACCCTCGACCACATCGTGCTGAGCCTGCCGCCGATCCTGCTGAGTTTCGTGTTCGCGCTCCCGCTCGGCTGGCTGGCCAACCGGTACCGGCCGACCCGCGGCGCGATCCTGTCGGTCGCCGGCCTGTTCTACGCCATCCCGTCCCTGCCGCTCCTGTTCATCTTGCCGGTGATCATCGGGACGAGCCTCCGCTCGCCGGCGAACCTGATCGCCGCACTCACCCTCTATGGGCTCGCGCTCATGGTGCGTGTCGTCGCCGACGGACTAGCTTCCGTCGACCCCGACGTGCGGCAGTCGGCCACCGCGGTCGGTTTCTCGGCGTGGAGCAGGTTCTGGCTCGTCGAACTCCCGCTCGCCGGGCCCGTGCTCCTCGCCGGGGTGCGCGTCGTCGCCGTCAGCACGGTGAGCCTGGCGACCGTCGGCGCCGTGATCGGAGCAAAGAGCCTCGGCAGCCTGTTCACCGACGGTTTCCAGCGCGGCATCCAGGTCGAGATCATCACCGGCATCGTGGCGACCGTCCTGCTCGCCCTCGTGCTCGACGGGGCGGTCGTGCTGCTCGGCCGGGTGCTGATGCCGTGGACCCGCCGGACCCGGCGCATCCGCCCGGCGCCCGCCGCGGTGCTCGGACCCATGCCCGTCGTCCGGGGTGTCGCATGA
- a CDS encoding ABC transporter substrate-binding protein encodes MFTAKKGRLAAVAAVAVGAVVALAGCASSNPLGTGSNASSAPTTLVVGSQDYYSNEIIAEIYAQALESNGFTVDRQFRIGQREVYLPELKSGSIDVFPEYTGSLLQALDKAAAGGTSDAVHAQLVKALPSGLTALDKSDASDQNSWTATQAFVDTYKLTDLASLKNVTEPITVGGNSELETRPYGPTALKDKYGITIAGFVPVEDNGGPLTVKALVDNKIQLANIYTADPNIKSNNLVALADPDGLFFPDNVVPIVSSKVDEKAAGILNKISAAMTAADLVSLNAQSVNDKESAEKIASAWLAQAKLF; translated from the coding sequence ATGTTCACAGCGAAAAAAGGCCGGCTCGCGGCAGTCGCCGCGGTCGCGGTTGGGGCCGTCGTAGCCCTTGCAGGGTGTGCGTCCAGTAATCCACTGGGCACCGGAAGTAACGCGTCGAGCGCACCGACGACACTCGTCGTCGGGTCTCAGGACTACTACTCGAACGAGATCATCGCCGAGATCTACGCCCAGGCGCTCGAGTCGAACGGATTCACCGTCGACCGCCAGTTCCGGATCGGACAGCGCGAGGTCTACCTGCCCGAGCTTAAGTCCGGGTCGATCGACGTGTTCCCCGAGTACACCGGAAGCCTGCTGCAGGCGCTCGACAAGGCCGCGGCCGGCGGAACGAGCGATGCGGTCCACGCCCAGCTCGTCAAGGCCCTCCCGAGCGGCCTGACCGCCCTCGACAAGTCCGACGCGAGCGACCAGAACTCGTGGACAGCGACACAGGCCTTCGTCGACACCTACAAGCTCACCGATCTCGCCTCCCTGAAGAACGTCACTGAGCCCATCACGGTCGGCGGCAACTCCGAACTGGAGACGCGGCCATACGGGCCGACGGCGCTCAAGGACAAGTACGGCATCACGATCGCCGGATTCGTGCCCGTGGAGGACAACGGCGGACCACTCACCGTCAAGGCGCTGGTCGACAACAAGATCCAGCTCGCCAACATCTACACGGCCGACCCGAACATCAAGTCGAACAACCTCGTCGCCCTCGCCGACCCCGACGGCCTGTTCTTCCCGGACAACGTCGTGCCCATCGTCTCCAGCAAGGTCGACGAGAAGGCCGCCGGAATCCTGAACAAGATCAGCGCGGCGATGACCGCTGCGGACCTCGTGAGCCTCAACGCCCAGAGCGTCAACGACAAGGAGTCGGCGGAAAAGATCGCCTCCGCGTGGCTCGCGCAGGCGAAGCTCTTCTAG
- a CDS encoding TetR/AcrR family transcriptional regulator codes for MSDLFEGDIVEAGAQVRIEPIQQRSTARLSGLLDAAAVVVDEVGFDRITTAMVAERAGASIGTVYRYYPDRVAVLHALRERAIQRFRLRVARDIKLADPKTAWETIDCAITAFVEMYRTEPGFRIMHFADRERLPISSASPADGIEVGFLAGQLAIALSERFGLPYGPDLLFRLEVMVEMAAAVLSRGFQSNVLGDERYIAEARRVIAVYLAGYYGEELEQDGAAVPALESAE; via the coding sequence GTGAGTGACCTTTTCGAGGGGGACATCGTTGAGGCCGGCGCACAGGTCCGGATCGAACCCATCCAGCAGCGCAGCACGGCACGCCTGTCAGGCCTTCTCGATGCCGCGGCCGTCGTCGTCGATGAGGTCGGTTTCGACCGGATCACGACCGCGATGGTGGCGGAACGCGCGGGGGCATCGATCGGAACCGTGTACCGCTACTACCCGGACCGGGTCGCAGTGCTGCATGCCCTGCGTGAGCGGGCCATTCAGCGGTTTCGACTCCGCGTCGCCAGGGACATCAAGCTTGCAGACCCGAAGACTGCCTGGGAGACCATCGACTGCGCCATCACGGCCTTCGTCGAAATGTACCGGACCGAACCGGGCTTCCGCATCATGCACTTCGCCGACAGGGAACGGCTTCCGATCAGCTCCGCGAGCCCGGCCGACGGGATCGAGGTCGGCTTCCTGGCCGGCCAGCTCGCAATCGCCCTCTCCGAGCGGTTCGGCCTCCCGTACGGGCCGGATCTGCTGTTCAGGCTGGAAGTCATGGTCGAGATGGCCGCAGCGGTCCTGTCGAGAGGGTTCCAATCCAACGTCCTGGGGGACGAACGATACATCGCGGAGGCGAGGCGGGTCATCGCGGTATACCTGGCGGGCTACTACGGCGAGGAACTCGAGCAGGACGGTGCCGCAGTCCCAGCCTTGGAATCTGCTGAGTAG
- a CDS encoding ATP-binding cassette domain-containing protein, which produces MIEFRSVTKEFPDGTLAVDDFSLTIPSHRTTVLVGSSGSGKTTLLRMINRMVDPTSGTIEIDGVSVASLEPVKLRRSIGYVMQNSGLLPHRTVVDNVATVPLLRGVPRRTARADALRLLDTVGLDRAIADRYPSQLSGGQQQRVGVARGLAVDPNILLMDEPFGAVDPIVRAELQQELIRLQHELGKTVVFVTHDIDEAFLLGDQIAILREGGRIAQLGTPAEILANPADNFVASFVGADRGKRALHVESQDGSDVLVDSDGRPAGVLVGQRSGTGPSGGARSDVPRIVPAEGPPR; this is translated from the coding sequence ATGATTGAGTTCCGATCGGTGACGAAAGAATTCCCGGACGGCACCCTTGCGGTCGACGACTTCAGCCTCACGATTCCCTCGCACCGCACGACTGTGCTCGTCGGTTCCTCCGGTTCCGGCAAGACCACCCTGCTGCGGATGATCAACCGCATGGTCGATCCGACGTCCGGCACGATCGAGATCGACGGCGTCTCCGTTGCGTCCCTGGAACCCGTGAAGCTGCGGCGCAGCATCGGTTACGTGATGCAGAATTCGGGACTGCTCCCGCACCGCACCGTCGTCGACAACGTCGCGACCGTGCCCCTTCTGCGCGGCGTGCCGCGCAGGACGGCGCGGGCGGATGCCCTGCGCCTGCTGGACACAGTCGGGCTCGACCGCGCCATCGCCGACCGTTACCCGAGCCAGCTGTCCGGCGGCCAGCAACAGCGCGTCGGCGTGGCCCGCGGCCTCGCGGTCGATCCCAACATCCTCTTGATGGACGAGCCCTTCGGCGCCGTGGACCCGATCGTGCGCGCGGAGCTGCAGCAGGAGCTCATCCGGCTGCAGCACGAGCTCGGCAAGACCGTCGTGTTCGTGACCCACGACATCGACGAGGCGTTCCTGCTCGGCGACCAGATCGCCATCCTGCGGGAGGGCGGCCGGATCGCCCAGCTCGGCACCCCGGCCGAGATCCTCGCCAACCCGGCCGACAACTTCGTCGCGAGCTTCGTCGGTGCCGACCGGGGAAAGCGCGCCCTGCACGTCGAGAGCCAGGACGGCTCGGACGTGCTCGTTGACTCGGACGGGCGACCCGCGGGCGTTCTCGTCGGCCAGCGCTCCGGCACGGGGCCGTCCGGCGGGGCGCGGTCCGACGTCCCGCGCATTGTGCCGGCGGAAGGCCCGCCCCGGTGA